ACAAGTTCCTCCTAGTCCTTGATGATGTCTGGAACGTCGACGCATGGGAAGAGATCAAAGGAGTTTTGCCGCTTAACAACGGGAAGGGCAAAGTCATCATCACCAGTCGAGAAGACACAGTGGGCTATCGTGCTGCTACTGTTAAACCACACAAGCTCAAGTTTCTAAACGAGGCTGAAAGCTGGATGCTGCTTCAGTTGGAGGTATATGGAAATGAGGAAGACTGCCCCAGCGATATGAGGGGCATCGGACAACATTTAGCCAACGAGTGTGATGGAGTGCCGCTGATAATAATTGTCATTGGAGGTGTTCTGGTCGACCAACTCGCCTCCTCAATGTCAACAATGGTGGCGAAAAAGAAATGGGAGACAATGGCGGAAAACTTGAGCAACGCCTTGCAGAATGAGCAGCGGATAACAGATGTTGTGGCCTTGAGTTACGAGAGGTTGTCGAATGACCTCAGAGACTGTTTTGTTTATATAGGTGTGTTTCCTGAAGATTATGAGATTCCGGTTAGATTGTTGTCGGGGCTGTGGATCGCAGAAGGATTCATACTTCCCAAGGAGGGAAAAAGCTTGGAGCAAATTGCGGAAGAGAATGTGGATGATCTAATATGCAGGAATTTATTGAAGGTTGACAAAAAGAATCACATGGGCAAAGTTAAAACATGCCGTGTTCATGATATGATACGTGCATTCTGCATAAGCAAATCCAAAGACCAGAACTTATTTCAACATATCAAAGTCAACAAGCAAACACACCAACTTGAACCTCCGGTTCCTGATGTAGAAAAATTACATCGTCTTTGTTTCCAGTCTGATCTCTCCACGTTCCTGTCTAAAAATCCAACTGGTACACACATCCGTTCATTTCTGTGTTTCTACGAGCAATCTGTGGAGTTAGATAAGAACCATCTAACAGTTATACCTGACGGCTTCCCTAAGCTAAGAATTCTAGAGTCGAAGACAGTCAAATTCCCCGAGTTTCCCGGGAAAGTACAGAAACTTATTCATCTGAGGTACCTCACTTTGCACGTTGATAACCTCGAAAAACTTCCTAAGTCAATCTCACAGCTATGGAACCTACAAGTTCTTGTAGCTGAGACCAAGTCGCGTTTCATCACAATGGAAGCAAATATGTGGAAGATGATTTGGCTGAGGCACGTCAAGACAAAGGCAGCTATCAGAATCGAGAGTAATTGGGAAGGTGAAGCAGGACAAAACCTTCAAACCTTGGAGAGATTGTCGCCTGAATCTTGCACAGAAGCCGTCTACAAAAGGGCCAAAAACCTCAAGACCTTGGGGATCTCTGGGAATTTAGCCAACTTGTTTGGGAAAAACTTCCTAATAAAACTGAATCATCTTGAAAAGTTGAAGTTGGTGAACAATATAACTTTTGAGGCAACATCTGATGATGTTTTGCATCTTCCGTTGGATTGTTTCCCACCATGGCTCAAGAGGCTGACGTTAATGAAAACCTACCTAGATTGGCAGCACATGTCCACCTTGGCAATGATAAGAAGCCTGGAGGTCCTCAAGTTGAAAGACAATGCGTTTGTTGGATTGTCTTGGAATGCTTCTGATTACAAATTCCCGAATCTCCAACTCTTGGTCATTGCAAACACAGATTTGGTTCTCTGGGACGCCTCGCCTGATTCTTTCCCCAGCCTTAGAGTTGTCGTGCTTAAGAGCTGTGAAAGCCTCATTGAAATCCCACACTGCGTGGGAAAACACCTCGAGAAGCTTGCTATAGAGCGTCTTCGCAAAACTGCAGTCGAGTCTGCCAGGAAAATTCGCGACGAAAAAGATGGGAAACCGCAAGGCAAGTTTGCGATTCCGTTTGTTTTCGAGCAGTGTCCAGTGTGTGAGAAAATGTGATCCACATCAATAACTTGTTTGGTACGTTGcaacttctcttcttttttggaaaatggcgaaatacataaattttcaaatgttttataggatagatattttttttcaggCAGGATGGAAATTTACTGGACAGTCAATGTTCCCTCATTTTCAGTCTAATTcgtgttttcttattttcatgataaatttacaataaaaatgaatatacttTAGTCCGTTTTAATATGGATTCTCTTGGTCTTTGCAGGCTGGAATAAAACTACGGGAGGTCTTATGTACTGATCCCTTCTTTCAAGTGTGGTTTGTTTGTCTTTGCACTTTTTTTCATAAGTTGAAGAATATAAACTTTGGAATGTTTGTGACATTGATTTGCCTATTTGAATCTGTCCTATGCTGACTGAACAATGTAGTTTCACCACTAATAATGATCGTTTGTGTGATTGTttctcatttaattaatagggAATCTGCTTATTTGCATTTGTTTCGTGCAAGAATATGCATTGCTATGAATTCAAGACTATCATCCCAACTAATAGGGGTAACTACTCAATTTTCAATGTGCCTGTGTTGACACATGTTTTTGTGATTTTCAATTgatacattttaattaaatcttatgTATAACTAGTGTAACTTGTGTGATCTACTACCTTTATATGTGTCAATAGTTTTGCAAATTGTCAACTGTATATTCTTTCTCCAGTTGTCATTAACTAAATGACTCCATATACTTGTATTATGTAGGGTAAGTGCACTCTAAATTCGCTAATTCATTACATATGTTTCACTAAtcttttctattaattttccTTTACAATTCTCAAAACTTGTCTGATTAAAGGGACGCATGTAATATCGGACGAAAAGATTATCAAGCATCAATGataatatgattataatataaatacataaaatatactattaaaataaatcaaatgtaATGATTACCATtctataatattaattagggtaaccatttttgtaaattaacaTTCAAAATCATCACTTCAAATTATAACCGAAAACATTTATGGTCTTGAATACTAGAATACTAGTTTATGTAACaaatggattaaaattaatgaatttgataatgataatatattgcatcatgaattaaataatgttaACAATTACCATCAACAACATCATTTTCGTTGCAAACCAAAATCTTAAACATTGAAGATTTGTGTCAAGAACTACAATTACAATCATCGTTGTTGTAAGGATCCGAAATTATGTAAAtctaaaattagttaaaatgtgatagaattcaataattaaataaatcagaaaTCTTAGTAAGTGAAAGTGTGTTGGACtaataggaaaataaaaagattataattatgtttatagtataattaacaaatattagtactatctAAGTTGTAATAgtaattatgatttttgaaataaatgaaatagaaaatgaaatactccacatgaaaggaaaaaaaggatttcaatttcattacTTGTATTAGTTCTATACAATTTCTACACACACCgccattcacacacacacccaCACCGTGACACACGCACAACACAACGGCTGGCCGGCCGGCTGATTCTGCCGTCTACATCGACTTACTCTGGCAACTCTTGGATAGTCTTGTCTATCTTCTATGTAAGTAACCTTTCCACACCTCTTATTCTTCCAATTTCAGATTCAAATTGAAGTTAGGGT
The sequence above is drawn from the Salvia hispanica cultivar TCC Black 2014 unplaced genomic scaffold, UniMelb_Shisp_WGS_1.0 HiC_scaffold_1025, whole genome shotgun sequence genome and encodes:
- the LOC125197841 gene encoding putative late blight resistance protein homolog R1A-10, with amino-acid sequence MGEPALAFLLELVKEVVKEYKDVISGAEIEFEHLENDLKELKGLLNKVAKDYSNSNDDGPLKVLERQIRNLVYEVEDTIDTCLTKATEAKAKSKARRISKPKFMGSSGFSLAKEVILLRDKKVKPLLDGAKLQFASMQQTADRSISLQDQRTKLKRDKPIREHRVIGFDGEEETIIGYLRKETQSLEVIPIIGIPGQGKTTLAWKVYQNETVCYDFPIRIWVYISQKFNSRDVFLHILKTFAPSTDTSKMLDVDLVQAVRSCLEKDKFLLVLDDVWNVDAWEEIKGVLPLNNGKGKVIITSREDTVGYRAATVKPHKLKFLNEAESWMLLQLEVYGNEEDCPSDMRGIGQHLANECDGVPLIIIVIGGVLVDQLASSMSTMVAKKKWETMAENLSNALQNEQRITDVVALSYERLSNDLRDCFVYIGVFPEDYEIPVRLLSGLWIAEGFILPKEGKSLEQIAEENVDDLICRNLLKVDKKNHMGKVKTCRVHDMIRAFCISKSKDQNLFQHIKVNKQTHQLEPPVPDVEKLHRLCFQSDLSTFLSKNPTGTHIRSFLCFYEQSVELDKNHLTVIPDGFPKLRILESKTVKFPEFPGKVQKLIHLRYLTLHVDNLEKLPKSISQLWNLQVLVAETKSRFITMEANMWKMIWLRHVKTKAAIRIESNWEGEAGQNLQTLERLSPESCTEAVYKRAKNLKTLGISGNLANLFGKNFLIKLNHLEKLKLVNNITFEATSDDVLHLPLDCFPPWLKRLTLMKTYLDWQHMSTLAMIRSLEVLKLKDNAFVGLSWNASDYKFPNLQLLVIANTDLVLWDASPDSFPSLRVVVLKSCESLIEIPHCVGKHLEKLAIERLRKTAVESARKIRDEKDGKPQGKFAIPFVFEQCPVCEKM